ATCGGTGACGTGGCGCTGGACCCTTACACCACTCACGGGCAGGACGGCCTGATCGACGAGCACGGCTACGTGATGAACGAGCCCACCATCGAAGCGCTGATCAAGATGTCGCTGGCGCAGGCGGAAGCGGGCATGGATTTCGTGGCCCCGTCCGACATGATGGACGGACGCATTGGCGCCATCCGCGATGCGCTGGAAGACGCCGGTTACATTCACACACGCATCCTTGCCTACTCCGCCAAGTACGCCTCGGCGTTCTATGGCCCGTTCCGCGATGCCGTGGGTTCCGCTGGCAACCTGGGCAAGGGCAACAAGCACACCTACCAGATGGATGTGGGCAACAGCGACGAAGCGTTACGCGAGATCGAGCTGGACATCCACGAAGGCGCTGATGCGGTGATGGTGAAGCCGGGTATGCCGTATCTCGATGTGCTGCGTCGGGTGAAGGATGCGTTTGGCATGCCGACGTTTGTGTATCAGGTGAGTGGCGAGTACGCGATGTTGAAGGCTGCCGCGCAGAATGGCTGGCTGGACGAGAAGGCGGTGGTGTTGGAGTCGCTGACGGCGTTCAAGCGGGCGGGGGCGGATGCGATTTTGACGTATTTCGCGGTGGATGCGGCGCGGTGGTTGCGGGGCGAGTGATGCCACTTTTTGCTCCCTCGCCCCTCCGGGGAGAGGGTTGGGGTGAGGGGTCAATCTAGCCTCATCGTTTCTTCTAAGCCGTCATCCCTGCGAAGGCAGGGATCCAGTGACTTTGCTCTCGGTTGGCGCGTGATCGCGACCTGGCCGCCTACGCGGCGGGCGTTTCGACCTCCTGCCGGAGGCCGAGTCACTTTTCTTTGCTTGCCCGAAGAAAAGTAACCCGAAGAAAGGGCACCCCCACTTGGCGCTGGCCGATAAAGCCGGCCAGTACGTGAGGGGCGGCCGGGCTTTTCGACAGGGCCTCCTGCCCTGGCGAAAAGGGATCGGCATCCATGCCGATCCCCCCTGCGGGCCTTTTCGTCCACCCCTCACCGCCGCACAGGGGGGCCCGACGGTCAAAAGCGAAAGCAGACGGCTCGTGCAGCTGCGCTGCACATCGCGTCGTGGCAGGTTGTGTCACTACCTGGCTGGTTGTCCACGACGGTCGGGATGCGTAGCGACGACCGGCTTTAAGTTCTCTCCGCGACGGCGTTTCCGTTGCGCCAGTTCTGCGAGCTGCATATACGCGGCTGCGCGTCGAGGCGAGGAGGGTTCGGTGCGGGACGAGTCATCGATCGGCTTGGTCGATAGAAGCCTGCACCACTCACACATGGCGATAAACCCCCAAATCCGCCTGTACCCCCAACCCGTGCATAAACCCCGCCGGATCAAACCGCTCCTTCGCATAGCGCGCCTGCATCACCGCCTTCGCCGCCGACATATGCGACTCGTCGATCCACTCCACCACCGTCATCACATTGAACTCGCCACCAAGGTCCGGTTGAGTAAGCACCAGGTTCTGGCGGCAGCCCGGCAATTGGTCGAGCGCGCGTTGGGTCAGGTGGAGGCGTTCGAGGAAGGCGTTCCATGCGGCGACGGGGACGTTGAAACGGTCGATGCGGTAGACCGGCCTGCGATCGAAGGCGAGGGCGTGGCTCATGAGTGCTCATTCCGAGTGAAGTGCGTGGCACTCTAAGACCTCAACCAAAGTTGAGGTCAAGAGGTATCGGATGAGTCAGGTTCCCCAGCATGGCCTGCCAATGACGCTGAGCGTGGGCGAGGTGGCGCGTCGCAGTGGTGTGGCGGTGTCGACGCTGCATTTCTACGAGACGAAGGGGCTGATCCGCAGCGAGCGGACGGTAGGCAATCAGCGGCGCTATGCGCGTGCCGTGCTGCGGCGAGTCTCGTTTATTCGCGTGGCGCAGCGTGTCGGGATCTCGCTGGCGGATATCGCCTCGGCCCTCGCCACGTTGCCGGTCACAGCGGCGCCGGGGAGGGAAGATTGGGCGCGGCTCTCCGCTGCGTGGCGGGCGGAGCTGGACGAGCGCATCGCGCAGTTGAAGAAACTGCGCGACACGCTGGATGACTGCATCGGTTGCGGATGTCTGTCGATCGACCGCTGTCGTTTGCGCAATCCGAACGACAAGCTTGGTGATGATGGTGCCGGCCCGCAGCGACTGCTGGTGAAGAAATAGCGCGGCAGGCGCGAGTTACATCATTTCAGGCGTACTGCGCGACACCATTGCCGAACGACCAGTTTTCTTTGCCGGTTTCCAGCAGATTGATGAACACGTCCTGGGACCTCAGTCCTGGCTCTTTGCTGAGCAATTCAGCCGTGCGCTGGTAGAAGGCTTTTTTCTGTTCGATGGTGCGCGTGTTGTTGCAGGCGATCTGGATAATCACCAAGTCGTCAGTGCGTGGCACGTCCAGATAGTTCGGGTCGTAGTCGAACTCTTCCGCGTCATGCTGATGCACCAGGATGAAGCGGTCGTTCTGAGGCACGTTGAATGCCTCGACCATGGCGCGATAGACGCTGTTGCGGATGGCGGCGATGTGTTGCGCGCTTTTGCCGCGGCGAAGTGAGATGCGTACGAGGGGCATGGGGACTCTCCAGCGAAGGCTCAGGGTTGGGAGACGTGGCCGACCTCGTACCACTGGCCGGCGGATAAGGCGGGGCGCGGTTCGTCCCACAGGCGGAAGCTCACGCGCGTCCACGTAGTGGGTTCGAAGGCGCTGACGGCGCCGAGTGCGCCGCGCTCGATGTCGCGTTGAAGCTGTGCGCGATGTTCCTCGCGCAATACGTCGAGCGCGCTGTGCGGCGCTATGGCATGTATCTCGCGTGATGCAAAGCGCGCATGCCGCGCTTCGGGTGATAGATAAGCATCCCACACCGGCCACACGCGAATGGAGGGCCAGCCGAAGGCTTTCACCATATTGGCAAAGCCGTCACTACCCAGGAAGCGCTGCATGGCGGCGCTGTCCTTCCATACATAGAACGGCGCATACAGGTTTTCGCTCGACGACGGCCCGCGCTCCGCATACAGGTAGCTCTTCAAGAGCAGGCCGTCGAAGTGATCCAGCATGTGGCCTTTGTCGGCGATGCGCTGGCGGATGATGGCCATGTCGTAGTCGGTTGGCAGGGTGAAGCTGTACTGCATGGCGATCATGCGCGTGCCTCCTCGTCCTTCAATTCTCGCAGCCGTGCCACCGCAGACGCGGCGACGGGCCAGCCGGCATAGAAGGCCAGATGAGTCGTGAGCGCGACGAGTTCGTCATGGCGGATGCCGTTGTCGCGCGCACGCCGCAAGTGGAACGGCAACTGTTCGGTGCGGCCCAGCGCGATCAGCGCGGCGACCGTGGCAAGGCTGCGGTCACGCGGCGCCAGCGAGGGATCGCTCCATACCTCGCCGAACAGCACGCGGTCGGTGAGCTCGGCAAAAGCTGGCGCGACATCGCCAAAACTTCGCTGGCCGTCGTCGGGCTGGGTGTCCATGGAAAGCCTCCTCATGCTTGACGAGGACTAGCCTAAGGCGGAGAGTATCATCCCGAAAATCGGAAAATATTGGATTGATAGTCCAATAAAACAGGATGATTGCTATGCGGCGCATCACCTTCGATCTCGACGTACTGCGTACCTTTGTCACCGGTGTGGAAGCGGGCAGCTTTGCCAAAGCGGCGGAGCGCCTGAACCGCTCTACCTCGGCAGTGAGCGCGCAGCTGAAGAAGCTGGAGGAGCAGGCCGGCATGCCGGTGCTGCGCAAATCCGGCCGTGGCATGGCGCTGACCGAGGCCGGTGAAACCATGCTGGCTTACGCCCGCCGGCTGCTGGAGCTCAACGACGAGGCCGCCGCGGCGCTGCATGGGGCGGATCTCGAAGGTCGGGTACGGCTCGGCCTGCCGGAGGATTTCGGCGAAAGCCTGCTCACCGAGGTGCTGGGCCGCTTCGCGCGCTCGCATCCGCGCGTGCGGGTGGAGGTCCGTATCGCGCGCAACACCGAATTGCTCGATCGTGTCGGTTCCGGTCGCCTTGATCTGGCACTGGCCTGGGATGGTGGCGTGTCGACGCCGCATGAGGAACATATGGGCAGCATGCCGCTGCGCTGGATCGGTGGTGCGGATGGCGCACCCGCATGGCCTCGCGATGACGACGAACCACTCCCGCTGGTGATGCTCGAGGCGCCGTGCATCATGCGCACCGCCGCAACCACCGCCTTGGACCGGGCCAATATTCCCTGGCGTATCGCCTTCACCAGCGCCAGTCTCGCGGGAACCTGGGCCGCAGTGGCCGCAGGACTTGGTGTGTCGTTGCGAACATCCTACGGATTGCCACCAAGCGTGCGCGCGTTGTTGCCGCGTGAGACCGCGTTGCCGCCGTTGGGCGAACTGGGACTGCGCCTGCATCGTGCGGATGCCGAGTCGTCACCGGCGGTGGACCGCCTCGCGGCGATCCTCACTCAGCAATGGCAGGAACTGCCTCTGGCAGCCTGATTCGCGACGTGCATCGCTGATATCGCTGATCGGGGACGGTTTACACAGTAGCGCCGTGGAATAATGCGAATCCCCCGAATGGAGCGTGCGAGTGGATAGCCACCATTTCCTGGAAACGGCGCTGGTTTTCCTGGTGGCCACGGTCATCGCGGTGCCGTTGACCAAGCGCTTCCGGTTGGGCTCCGTGCTCGGCTATCTGCTGGCGGGCATCGTGATCGGTCCGCAAGAGCTGGGGCTGATATCCGATACCTCGGGTGTGGCGACCATCTCTGAGTTCGGCGTCGTGCTGATGCTGTTCGTGATCGGCCTGGAGTTGTCGCCGCAACGCCTGTGGGTCATGCGTCGGCAAGTGTTCGGCACGGGCCTCTTGCAGGTGCTGGCGACCAGCCTGGTTATTGGTGCGGCCGCCTACTACCTGTTCGGCTTCACGGTGAACGCAGCAGCGATCGTCGGCGGTAGCCTGGCGTTGTCATCGACGGCGTTTGGTTTGCAGATCCTCGCCGAGCGCAAAGAGGCTGGCACGGCCTATGGGCGCCAAGCCTTCGCCATCTTGCTGTTTCAGGATCTCGCCGCCATTCCGTTGATCGCCGCGGTGCCCTTGCTGGCGAGTGCATCGAGCAAGCATGGCTTCGATCCGTACGCGGTACTGCGCACCGCCGCGGGCATTGTGGCGGTGATGGTCGGCGGCCGCTATCTGTTGCGCCCGGTGTTCCGTTTCGTGGCCAGGGCGGACAGCGTGGAAGTGTCCACGGCGACCGCACTGCTGGTGGTGATGGGCACGGCGTGGCTGATGGAGCAAGTCGGCGTGTCCGCGACGCTGGGTGCCTTCCTCGCTGGCGTGCTGCTGGCGGACTCGGAGTACCGGCACGAGCTGGAATCGCATCTCGAGCCGTTCAAGGGTCTGCTGCTCGGTCTGTTCTTCATCAGCGTGGGCATGTCGATGGACCTGACCTTGCTGATCGAGCGGCCGGGGCTGATTGCTTTGCTGGTGGTGGGGCTATTGCTGCTCAAGGGCGCCTTGTTGTGGCCATTGGGTCGCATCGTTGGCGGGTTGGGCAATCGCGATGCAATGCGCCTCGCCGTGCTGCTTGCCTGTGGCGGCGAATTCGCGTTCGTCGTTCTCAAGCTTGCGCGTGAGCAGAGCCTCATTACCGACAGGCAGCATGGCCTTCAGGTACTTGCCATCACCTTGTCGATGGCGCTCACGCCGTTGATGGTGGCGGGGCTTGGGCGCGTGCTGAAGAAGTCCGAGACCAAGAAGCAAAAGCGCGAGTTCGACACCATCGTGACCGATTCGCCGCGCGTGATCATCGCCGGCTACGGCCGCATGGGGCAGATCGTGGCGCGCATGCTGCGCGCGCAGGGCATCCCGTTCGTGGCGCTCGATCATTCGGTGGAGCAGATCGATCTGGTGCAGCGCTTCGGCAAGTGGAGCGAGCTTTTTTATGGCGACCCGGCACGTCCGGAACTGCTACGTGCGGCACAGGCGGACAAGGCCGATGTGTTTGTGCTGGCCGTGGATGATCCGGAGGCCAGTCTGCGTACGGCGCGTGTGGTGCGGCGCATGTATCCCGGTCTGAAGATCATTGCCCGCGCACGCAATCGCCAGCACGTGTGGCGTCTGATGGATCTCGGTGTGGAAATGCCGGTGCGCGAGACGCTGTACTCCAGCCTCAAGATGACACGCCAGACGCTGGAAGCGCTGGGCATATCACCGGAAACGGCGGCCGATCAGGTCGAGCGCTTCCGCCGCCAGGACGCCGAACTGCTCAAGCGCCAATACCTGGTTTACGACGACGATGCGCGCATCGTGCAGACCACCCGCGATGCGCTGACCGACCTGGAGCAGTTGTTCCAGGCCGATGCCTCACCCGAGGCCAAGCGCGAGCGTGAAGAGCCCACGGACGCGAAGCCCAACGACGAAGACGTAACGCGCTGAGTTCTTGCGGGTACCCGGTGAGCGCGATTTCCTGCGCCCCGGAACGGCATAGGCGGCGTGGCAACTTACGTTCATCCGCAACTCATTTCGCCGCGAATGAGGAAAGATGGCGCCGCCAGAGGGTCGTGCCGCCGGGGGGGCGGGCCACCTGACGGATCGGGTTTTCCCGACGTCTATTCGACTTTGCATGAGCCAGCGCGCGGTACGCCATCCCGTCGTTATCCGTTTTGGACGATTGGGCGACACCATCTTGTTGCAACCGCTGTTGCACAAGCTCAGGCATCGCTATGGCGGTGCCTGCCGCCTGGTGTCGCTGGGCGACTGTTCGCGCGTGCTGTACGAGGGCAACGAAGACGTTGCCGAAGTGCGCCATTTCGATAGCCAGTACGGCGCCCTGTGGCTCAATCCGCAGCGCCTGCGTACGGCGCTGTCGCTGCGCGAGCTACGTGAGTCGCCGTTCTACATTTGCGAACCTGATGTGCGCACGCGCACCAAGGTGCGCCCCATGCTGGCGCTGGCGGGCATTCCGGCCGAGCACTGCGTGTTTATCGAAGACACGCCGCTGTACGAGGCCGAACACTGGGTGGATTGGTTGATGCGTTTCGCCGACGAAACGCCGCTGGCGTTCCGCGATGCGCTCTGTCCGGACCGCGCATGGCCTTGCGCGCCGCACCTGGAGCCGACCGCTGCGGAGTTGGACGAGGCAGGGCAATGGCTTGCCCATCACGATATGTATGGGCGCCCGCTGGTGCTGCTGCAGCCGTCGAACAAGCGCACCATGCGCTGGAATGGCGTGCGCAAGCGCGAGGACGACGACAAGTCTTGGCCGGTGGAGCGTTGGGCCGCACTTTGCACGGCGATCCTCGACCATATGCCTGAGGCGCGCGTGGTGCTGTGCGGCTCGGCGGCGGAGGCGGCTTATCTCGCCACCATCGGCAAGGCGGCGGGGCACGCCAACGTCATCACGCCGCGCGAGGGCCTGCCCTTGGGCCAGTTGCGTGCGCTGCTGCATATTGCCCACAGCATGGTGTCGGTCGACACGGGGCCTGCGCATTTGGCGGCCGCCGTGGGTTGTCCGTTGGTCGTGCTGTTCGGCAATCGCTGGCCGTCGATGTGGACGCCGCGCAGCGCTACCGGCAGCGCGGTGCATGCCATCGGCGGCCTGCCGGACGTGCCGCGTATCGATCACATCGGGCTGGATGAAGTGGCGCAGGCGTGGCGCCAGTTGCCGCCCCGTCCCGCTCCCATGGCTCGTCGCCCACTGCAGCAAGCGCTGAGGGCTTAGAGCCCGCTCAAATCTCCATTCTTGCCACTCGTCATTCCGGCGCAGGCCGGAATCCAGTGGCCTCGTCGCTCTGCTTTCGCGGAAGAGCTAACTGCGTTGACGCCTGGCGATAGCTGGCTGCTTTCGCTCCTGGATTCCGGCCTGCGCCGGAATGACGGTGAGGAAACCGAGAGCTCACGCGAGATCTTGAATGGACTCTTGCAGCCCGCGGACAACGGCGGGCTGCACTTACGGTGCCCGTTCGCTTCAGTCCGAGGGCTGAGCGGGCTGTCGCAACATCTGCCGTACGCTGGGAATGCTTCCCGTGCTTCGCGCGGCTAGTTCGTGGGCGATGTCGATGTAGCCGATCGCGCGTGCCACATCTGCGGCGGTGCGTCCGAAGGCATCTTCGGCTTGGCGATCCGCGCCGCGTGCCAGCAGCACGCGAGCCGGTGCGAGCAGCGCGTGCATCGCGCACGCATGCAATGCGGTCACGCCGCGCTGGTCGGCGTGTTCGAGCACGGCGCCGGCATCCAGCAGCACCGGCACCAGCGCACCGATGTGGGTGGGATCGCATTCACTGCCGGGGCGCAGGTGCGCACCCAGCAGCAGCAGCAGCGGTGTCTTGCCTTCCTTGTCGGCGAGGCTGACGTTGGCGTCGCGCTTGAGCAGGGCGTCGAACAGGCGTCGTGCACGCAGGCTGTC
This genomic window from Dyella terrae contains:
- the soxR gene encoding redox-sensitive transcriptional activator SoxR, which produces MSQVPQHGLPMTLSVGEVARRSGVAVSTLHFYETKGLIRSERTVGNQRRYARAVLRRVSFIRVAQRVGISLADIASALATLPVTAAPGREDWARLSAAWRAELDERIAQLKKLRDTLDDCIGCGCLSIDRCRLRNPNDKLGDDGAGPQRLLVKK
- a CDS encoding tautomerase family protein, whose product is MPLVRISLRRGKSAQHIAAIRNSVYRAMVEAFNVPQNDRFILVHQHDAEEFDYDPNYLDVPRTDDLVIIQIACNNTRTIEQKKAFYQRTAELLSKEPGLRSQDVFINLLETGKENWSFGNGVAQYA
- a CDS encoding DUF4865 family protein translates to MIAMQYSFTLPTDYDMAIIRQRIADKGHMLDHFDGLLLKSYLYAERGPSSSENLYAPFYVWKDSAAMQRFLGSDGFANMVKAFGWPSIRVWPVWDAYLSPEARHARFASREIHAIAPHSALDVLREEHRAQLQRDIERGALGAVSAFEPTTWTRVSFRLWDEPRPALSAGQWYEVGHVSQP
- a CDS encoding carboxymuconolactone decarboxylase family protein: MDTQPDDGQRSFGDVAPAFAELTDRVLFGEVWSDPSLAPRDRSLATVAALIALGRTEQLPFHLRRARDNGIRHDELVALTTHLAFYAGWPVAASAVARLRELKDEEARA
- a CDS encoding LysR substrate-binding domain-containing protein, translated to MRRITFDLDVLRTFVTGVEAGSFAKAAERLNRSTSAVSAQLKKLEEQAGMPVLRKSGRGMALTEAGETMLAYARRLLELNDEAAAALHGADLEGRVRLGLPEDFGESLLTEVLGRFARSHPRVRVEVRIARNTELLDRVGSGRLDLALAWDGGVSTPHEEHMGSMPLRWIGGADGAPAWPRDDDEPLPLVMLEAPCIMRTAATTALDRANIPWRIAFTSASLAGTWAAVAAGLGVSLRTSYGLPPSVRALLPRETALPPLGELGLRLHRADAESSPAVDRLAAILTQQWQELPLAA
- a CDS encoding monovalent cation:proton antiporter-2 (CPA2) family protein, producing MDSHHFLETALVFLVATVIAVPLTKRFRLGSVLGYLLAGIVIGPQELGLISDTSGVATISEFGVVLMLFVIGLELSPQRLWVMRRQVFGTGLLQVLATSLVIGAAAYYLFGFTVNAAAIVGGSLALSSTAFGLQILAERKEAGTAYGRQAFAILLFQDLAAIPLIAAVPLLASASSKHGFDPYAVLRTAAGIVAVMVGGRYLLRPVFRFVARADSVEVSTATALLVVMGTAWLMEQVGVSATLGAFLAGVLLADSEYRHELESHLEPFKGLLLGLFFISVGMSMDLTLLIERPGLIALLVVGLLLLKGALLWPLGRIVGGLGNRDAMRLAVLLACGGEFAFVVLKLAREQSLITDRQHGLQVLAITLSMALTPLMVAGLGRVLKKSETKKQKREFDTIVTDSPRVIIAGYGRMGQIVARMLRAQGIPFVALDHSVEQIDLVQRFGKWSELFYGDPARPELLRAAQADKADVFVLAVDDPEASLRTARVVRRMYPGLKIIARARNRQHVWRLMDLGVEMPVRETLYSSLKMTRQTLEALGISPETAADQVERFRRQDAELLKRQYLVYDDDARIVQTTRDALTDLEQLFQADASPEAKREREEPTDAKPNDEDVTR
- a CDS encoding glycosyltransferase family 9 protein, with the protein product MSQRAVRHPVVIRFGRLGDTILLQPLLHKLRHRYGGACRLVSLGDCSRVLYEGNEDVAEVRHFDSQYGALWLNPQRLRTALSLRELRESPFYICEPDVRTRTKVRPMLALAGIPAEHCVFIEDTPLYEAEHWVDWLMRFADETPLAFRDALCPDRAWPCAPHLEPTAAELDEAGQWLAHHDMYGRPLVLLQPSNKRTMRWNGVRKREDDDKSWPVERWAALCTAILDHMPEARVVLCGSAAEAAYLATIGKAAGHANVITPREGLPLGQLRALLHIAHSMVSVDTGPAHLAAAVGCPLVVLFGNRWPSMWTPRSATGSAVHAIGGLPDVPRIDHIGLDEVAQAWRQLPPRPAPMARRPLQQALRA